From the Ruminiclostridium josui JCM 17888 genome, one window contains:
- a CDS encoding fibronectin type III domain-containing protein, which produces MFLHKTGKKIMALLLAMAIVLSGIIIVGNPIAKKDFVKFGNEVKAVTAMYYYTQYYTKLENGVITRSYVNKSDILVPDGTYPDDGVHTDGYWYVKGNKATFEEKWTQKQSAPVARDYASTVVINNKIYVFGGDNESNRASGDLWEYDLEANSWTQKASGPCSRYGHTSVAINDKMYVFGGHGDYDYYQDLWEYDPSSNKWVKKADAPSVLAFHSAVVLNNKMYVFGGSYANGVATFSDSVMEYDPASNKWTKKASMPFARTNRTAVIIDGKIYLYGGSNGSNGSNTYNELWEYNPAIDIWTRKKDGPIEAVSQLGVVLYGKMYIFGGFSSGYALNSLWEYDPKTDTWTQRKSGAIGRINNSVAEINGNLYMFGGVGNGNHYNDLWEYSINYFPVFEAITPKQNEVFSDADTNFVPQISVSDKNNDTLTCKYYIDSETTPRDTQSVNNTTETKPVSFNPIDMSSLSEGAHAITYEVTDGRTTMPFTQTINFKVDKSAPTLGEIACSSTTDSITITGSATDGISGLATEPYRYTIGSELSSWIGSGTYTSQNNLIPNTQYPTKFEAKDAKGHISTSLQNVYTKATVPKLEANKPSSYTLDVETTDNNSDSTQYQISVNNGSQYVTQEGTLTAAPAWITLTNKKVTVSGLSPEQTYTFTAKARNAENIETVASPSVSGTTLIAPPGSPVNIIATATDKTITVSWDASNGAIGYELEVDGTVVNTDTATVYTHVGLNPGTPHTYRVRAKNAGGPGNWSAPITKSTLPASPDIPVNLNAVPLSTSVTVTWNNVSGATGYDIEVDGVLVNNGPNTNYIHNSLTPGTLIEKLNSTVNFNSTMKSKFH; this is translated from the coding sequence ATGTTTTTGCACAAAACGGGTAAGAAGATAATGGCTTTGCTGCTGGCAATGGCTATTGTGTTGTCCGGGATTATTATAGTTGGAAATCCTATAGCAAAGAAAGACTTTGTAAAGTTTGGAAATGAAGTTAAAGCGGTTACGGCAATGTATTACTATACTCAATATTATACCAAATTAGAAAATGGAGTAATTACTAGGAGTTACGTAAATAAGTCCGATATTCTGGTTCCGGACGGAACTTATCCGGACGACGGGGTGCATACCGACGGTTATTGGTACGTAAAGGGTAACAAGGCGACTTTTGAAGAAAAGTGGACGCAGAAGCAAAGTGCTCCCGTAGCTCGCGACTATGCTAGTACTGTAGTTATAAATAACAAAATCTATGTATTTGGAGGAGATAATGAATCAAATAGAGCTTCTGGTGATTTATGGGAATATGATCTGGAAGCAAATTCATGGACACAAAAGGCTAGCGGCCCTTGTTCTAGGTATGGGCATACCTCGGTAGCCATAAACGATAAAATGTATGTATTTGGAGGACACGGGGATTACGACTATTATCAGGACTTGTGGGAATATGACCCTAGCTCAAATAAATGGGTAAAAAAGGCAGATGCTCCTAGTGTTTTAGCTTTCCATTCAGCAGTTGTACTAAATAATAAAATGTATGTATTTGGAGGTAGTTACGCAAATGGTGTTGCGACTTTTTCAGATTCAGTTATGGAATATGATCCTGCTTCAAATAAATGGACAAAAAAAGCAAGTATGCCATTTGCTAGAACTAATAGAACAGCTGTTATAATTGATGGTAAAATATATTTATATGGGGGAAGTAATGGAAGTAATGGAAGTAACACTTATAATGAATTGTGGGAATATAACCCGGCTATAGATATATGGACAAGGAAAAAGGACGGTCCTATTGAAGCAGTGAGCCAACTGGGAGTGGTACTATACGGGAAAATGTATATATTTGGTGGCTTTTCATCCGGGTATGCATTGAACAGTTTATGGGAATATGACCCGAAAACTGATACATGGACACAAAGAAAGTCGGGTGCAATCGGTCGTATAAATAACTCTGTTGCAGAGATTAACGGAAACTTATATATGTTCGGCGGTGTTGGTAATGGAAATCATTACAATGACTTATGGGAATATTCCATAAACTATTTTCCTGTTTTTGAAGCTATAACTCCAAAACAAAATGAAGTATTCTCCGATGCAGACACAAATTTTGTTCCTCAAATTAGTGTTTCTGATAAAAACAATGATACTTTAACGTGTAAATACTACATAGATTCTGAAACAACACCAAGGGATACTCAGTCTGTAAATAACACTACAGAAACCAAGCCAGTATCATTTAATCCAATTGACATGAGTTCACTGTCAGAAGGGGCTCACGCAATAACCTATGAGGTTACAGATGGCAGGACTACGATGCCTTTTACTCAGACTATTAATTTCAAAGTAGACAAGTCTGCTCCAACCCTTGGAGAGATTGCGTGTTCGTCGACAACTGATTCAATAACAATTACCGGCTCTGCCACAGATGGGATATCCGGACTTGCTACAGAACCTTACAGATACACGATTGGTTCTGAGTTATCTTCATGGATTGGCTCTGGTACATACACTTCTCAGAATAATTTGATACCAAATACTCAATATCCTACAAAGTTTGAGGCAAAGGATGCAAAGGGACACATTTCAACCAGTTTACAGAATGTGTACACTAAGGCTACTGTCCCCAAACTTGAAGCGAATAAACCATCGTCTTACACTCTTGATGTTGAAACTACCGACAATAATTCGGATTCTACACAGTATCAAATCAGTGTAAACAACGGCAGTCAGTATGTAACCCAAGAAGGAACTCTTACTGCTGCACCTGCTTGGATTACTCTTACAAACAAAAAGGTTACTGTTTCAGGCTTATCCCCTGAGCAAACCTATACCTTTACTGCAAAAGCAAGAAATGCTGAAAATATAGAAACTGTTGCTAGTCCTTCCGTAAGTGGGACAACCCTTATTGCACCTCCTGGTTCACCAGTAAATATTATTGCTACCGCCACAGATAAGACTATAACTGTCTCATGGGATGCTTCAAATGGAGCTATAGGTTATGAACTTGAGGTTGACGGAACAGTTGTAAATACTGATACTGCCACTGTATATACACATGTTGGTCTTAATCCCGGAACACCTCACACATATCGGGTCAGAGCCAAAAATGCAGGAGGCCCCGGCAACTGGAGTGCACCAATCACAAAATCCACACTTCCCGCTTCGCCGGATATACCTGTTAACCTTAATGCAGTACCTTTGAGTACCTCCGTTACGGTTACTTGGAACAATGTCTCCGGTGCAACCGGGTACGATATAGAGGTGGACGGAGTACTGGTTAACAATGGCCCAAATACAAATTACATTCATAACAGTCTAACTCCGGGAACGTTAATTGAAAAGTTAAATTCCACTGTAAATTTTAATTCCACAATGAAGAGTAAATTCCACTAA
- a CDS encoding recombinase family protein, whose product MLGFNKPDINYHIGIYVRQSRDENEENIETIETQKKLLADFVKKNNFGTIYKTYVDDNVSGAGFERYALEELKKDVMACNINLVVLKDLSRLGRNNAKTLLFLDFLEEYGVRVITSDGRYDSLKDNETVGIDTWYNEQYIISWIYC is encoded by the coding sequence ATGCTTGGATTTAACAAACCTGATATCAATTATCATATAGGTATATATGTAAGGCAAAGCAGAGATGAAAATGAGGAAAATATTGAGACTATTGAAACACAGAAAAAGCTTTTGGCAGACTTTGTGAAAAAGAATAATTTTGGAACTATCTATAAAACTTATGTTGATGACAATGTTTCAGGTGCAGGCTTTGAAAGGTATGCTCTTGAAGAACTGAAAAAAGACGTAATGGCGTGCAATATAAATCTTGTGGTTTTAAAGGACTTGTCAAGACTGGGAAGAAACAATGCCAAAACCCTGCTTTTCCTTGATTTTCTGGAGGAATACGGAGTGAGAGTCATTACATCTGACGGCAGATACGATAGCCTGAAGGACAATGAAACCGTGGGAATAGATACATGGTACAACGAGCAATACATTATATCATGGATATATTGCTGA
- a CDS encoding alpha/beta hydrolase, producing MNYETDYRQFVDSEEPLNSIQERDWAFYGQCGLEYPFLYATPDPKRQDYFARPYSEDPLQRLDIHHLKTPEKKKRPVIFYIHGGGWTNEDKSNTRFVAHDWIKNGYTVVSINYRLSPNVTHPAIIEDCAKALKWVQENIHEYGGDPNRICVVGHSAGGHLAALLVTGVKWHQKYDIDIKKVKCWIPLSGIHDFNLPENYMPPMLSAAIIAMLGGDDNKVECSPVSHITGKEPPCLILHGGDDWLVPKTNSIELHNKLVEKGAKDARLFIVKGYAHCNMILGFEKPGHKPAELINEYLDEMLPTSEGKKL from the coding sequence ATGAATTATGAGACTGATTATAGGCAGTTTGTAGATTCGGAAGAACCGTTAAACTCAATCCAGGAGAGGGATTGGGCATTTTATGGACAATGTGGACTAGAGTATCCGTTTCTTTACGCTACACCAGACCCCAAGCGTCAGGATTACTTTGCAAGGCCATATAGTGAAGATCCGCTGCAAAGACTTGACATTCACCACTTAAAAACTCCAGAAAAAAAGAAACGACCAGTTATTTTCTATATACATGGAGGTGGCTGGACAAATGAAGATAAAAGTAATACAAGATTTGTAGCACATGACTGGATAAAAAATGGATATACGGTTGTTTCCATAAATTATAGGTTATCACCTAATGTAACACATCCTGCAATAATAGAAGACTGTGCTAAAGCTCTTAAGTGGGTACAGGAAAACATACATGAGTATGGCGGAGATCCTAATAGAATTTGTGTAGTAGGACATTCTGCAGGAGGACATTTGGCAGCTCTTCTTGTAACAGGAGTTAAATGGCATCAAAAATATGATATAGATATTAAAAAAGTTAAGTGCTGGATACCTTTAAGCGGTATTCATGATTTTAACCTTCCGGAAAATTACATGCCCCCTATGTTGAGTGCAGCAATAATCGCAATGTTAGGGGGAGATGATAATAAAGTTGAATGTTCCCCTGTTTCACATATAACTGGAAAAGAACCACCTTGTCTGATACTGCATGGAGGTGATGACTGGCTGGTTCCCAAAACAAATTCCATAGAATTACATAACAAGCTAGTTGAAAAAGGGGCTAAAGATGCAAGATTATTTATTGTCAAAGGCTATGCTCATTGCAATATGATACTTGGTTTTGAAAAACCTGGTCATAAACCTGCTGAATTAATTAATGAGTATCTTGATGAAATGCTTCCTACTTCAGAGGGAAAAAAGCTATAA
- a CDS encoding ABC transporter permease subunit, with the protein MNIFLRELKANLKALIIWSVCMVLLIMGSMEEFTAYSSSVGGSNVFDKMPYSIKALMGMGSFDITTMAGYFAMLFVYIELASAIHAVLLGSGIIAKEERDKTTEFLMVKPVSRINVITSKFFAALVNVLIINLVSFVSSLMMVNAYNKGEYVTKKIVIFFVSMFIVQIVFLSLGAALASVMKKPKVSGAWSAGILMGSFIIAKITDLTDKVNVINVFSPFKYFSYKDIVDGKSIDVSIVVLCIVLVIIFVSSTYLFYKNRDLKV; encoded by the coding sequence ATGAATATTTTTTTAAGAGAATTGAAGGCAAACCTAAAAGCTTTGATTATATGGAGCGTTTGCATGGTTTTATTGATAATGGGGAGCATGGAAGAATTTACGGCTTACTCTTCGAGTGTGGGAGGTAGTAATGTCTTTGATAAAATGCCGTATTCCATAAAGGCACTTATGGGAATGGGCTCTTTTGATATAACAACAATGGCAGGATATTTCGCAATGTTGTTTGTATATATTGAGCTTGCGTCGGCCATACATGCAGTGTTGCTGGGAAGCGGAATAATAGCAAAAGAAGAAAGGGATAAAACCACAGAATTTTTAATGGTAAAACCTGTATCCCGTATAAATGTAATTACTTCAAAGTTTTTTGCAGCTTTAGTAAATGTGTTGATTATTAACCTGGTGAGCTTTGTCTCATCGTTAATGATGGTTAATGCTTATAACAAGGGTGAGTACGTTACAAAGAAGATTGTAATATTTTTTGTGAGTATGTTTATTGTTCAGATTGTGTTTTTGTCTTTAGGTGCAGCTCTTGCTTCTGTAATGAAAAAACCAAAAGTATCAGGGGCATGGTCAGCAGGAATACTTATGGGAAGCTTTATAATAGCTAAGATTACTGATTTGACAGATAAAGTGAATGTAATTAATGTCTTTTCGCCTTTTAAATATTTCAGTTACAAGGATATAGTTGACGGGAAGAGTATTGACGTTTCAATAGTAGTTTTATGTATTGTACTTGTGATAATTTTTGTAAGTTCAACTTATTTATTTTACAAAAACAGAGATTTGAAAGTTTAG